In a single window of the Gossypium hirsutum isolate 1008001.06 chromosome A13, Gossypium_hirsutum_v2.1, whole genome shotgun sequence genome:
- the LOC107894445 gene encoding transmembrane emp24 domain-containing protein p24delta9, translating to MCGLNLGFIVIMIGLVVETEIGESMRFELESGKTKCIAEDIKANAMTVGKYSIVNPSEGQPFPDSHKLVVRVSSSNGNNYHLGDQVDSGTFAFTAAESGDYTTCFWANKHNPPVKMTIDFDWKSGVAAKDWSKVAKKGQVDTMEIELKKLYDTVAAIHEEMFYLREREEEMQELNKETNSKMATLTACLVGCIGYKETNSKMATLTACLVGCIGIANTPLIDGPHIIPI from the exons ATGTGTGGATTAAATCTGGGTTTCATTGTGATAATGATAGGATTAGTGGTGGAAACAGAGATAGGGGAATCGATGAGATTTGAGCTTGAATCTGGGAAAACCAAATGCATTGCAGAAGACATAAAGGCAAATGCAATGACGGTTGGGAAATACAGCATTGTGAATCCAAGTGAAGGTCAACCTTTTCCTGATTCTCATAAACTGGTAGTCAGG gtGAGTTCATCAAATGGGAACAATTATCACCTAGGAGATCAAGTGGATTcaggtacatttgcatttacagCAGCAGAGAGTGGGGATTACACCACTTGTTTTTGGGCAAATAAACACAATCCTCCTGTCAAGATGACCATTGATTTCGATTGGAAAAGTGGTGTTGCTGCTAAGGATTGGTCCAAGGTTGCGAAGAAAGGCCAGGTTGAT ACAATGGAAATTGAGTTGAAGAAACTGTATGACACAGTCGCAGCCATTCATGAAGAGATGTTCTATCTTCGTGAGAG GGAGGAAGAAATGCAGGAGCTAAACaaagaaacaaattcaaaaatggcTACTcttacagcatgtttggttgggtgtattggctacaaagaaacaaattcaaaaatggcTACTcttacagcatgtttggttgggtgtattggcatagccaatacacccctaatcgatGGGCCCCACATAATCCCCATTTAA